The Manihot esculenta cultivar AM560-2 chromosome 11, M.esculenta_v8, whole genome shotgun sequence genome includes a region encoding these proteins:
- the LOC110626271 gene encoding glycine-rich RNA-binding protein RZ1A, whose product MSEEVEYRCFIGGLSWSTSDRGLKEAFEKFGHLLEAKVVVDKFSGRSRGFGFVTFDEKKAMEEAIEAMNGMDLDGRTITVDKAQPQQSSGRDYDGDRNRERGRDRDQNRESGGRRAGGGGGGECFKCGKPGHFARECPSEGARGGRYGGRDERYSGGGGSGGGGRYGPDRNGDRFGGRNRDAGNRGNPGTDRYNRDRSGPYERRGSGGFRSG is encoded by the exons ATGTCAGAAGAGGTAGAGTACCGCTGTTTTATTGGTGGGCTTTCATGGTCTACATCTGATAGAGGTCTGAAAGAGGCATTTGAAAAGTTTGGTCATCTTCTTGAGGCTAAG GTAGTTGTTGACAAGTTCTCTGGACGATCTCGGGGGTTTGGATTTGTCACTTTTGATGAGAAGAAAGCGATGGAAGAGGCTATTGAAGCAATGAATGGAATGGACTTAGATGGGCGAACGATTACTGTTGATAAAGCCCAGCCACAACAAAGTTCTGGCAGAGATTATGATGGTGATCGCAACCGTGAGCGTGGGAGGGATCGTGATCAGAACCGTGAATCTGGAGGCAGACGggcaggtggtggtggaggaggagaaTGCTTCAAGTGTGGTAAGCCTGGACATTTTGCTAGGGAGTGTCCAAGTGAAGGGGCAAGAGGTGGTCGGTATGGTGGCAGAGATGAGAGGTATAGTGGTGGAGGTGGCAGTGGTGGTGGTGGTCGCTATGGTCCTGATCGAAATGGTGATCGATTTGGTGGTCGTAACAGGGATGCTGGTAATCGTGGAAATCCAGGAACTGATCGATATAATCGTGACCGGTCTGGACCATATGAACGTCGTGGTTCGGGAGGATTTCGTTCTGGATAG